The following proteins come from a genomic window of Carassius auratus strain Wakin chromosome 18, ASM336829v1, whole genome shotgun sequence:
- the tmem123 gene encoding porimin, producing the protein MKRCLCFIFIHSCLLLPSDRRAVQAHSAEGKASVTRLNMSSYSTLLPKAEPIDPTEPSVNTVHISTESKRLISVTTGVPPSNPTAGPRFHAGSFIGGMMLAFIIILVISLGYRLTCSQREVRYRVIEEHDAII; encoded by the exons ATGAAACGCTGTTTGTGTTTCATCTTCATTCATTCCTGTCTGCTTTTGCCATCCG ACAGGAGAGCTGTCCAGGCTCATTCAGCTGAAGGAAAGGCTTCAGTGACTAGATTGAACATGTCCAGCTATTCAACATTACTGCCCAAAGCTGAACCCATCGATCCAACTGAACCGTCTGTGAACACTGTGCACATCTCAACAGAGAGCAAACGGCTGATTTCTGTTACGACAG GTGTTCCTCCTAGTAACCCAACAGCAGGTCCTCGGTTCCATGCGGGTAGTTTCATTGGCGGTATGATGCTGGCCTTTATTATCATACTGGTCATCAGTCTGGGCTACAGATTGACTTGCTCACAACGGGAAGTGCGCTACAGAGTCAT
- the LOC113118469 gene encoding homeobox protein six1-like isoform X1, whose product MAMGFSPEQVACVCEVLLQSGSMDRLSSFLCSFPSNSSSSSLYLGMAQSQESVLKARAAVAFHHCRFAELYSLLEENTFSPRSHPLLQQLWLRAHYMEAELQRGRPLGAVGKYRIRRKFPLPRTIWDGEETSYCFKEKSRSVLREWYCRKPYPSPREKRDLAAATGLTATQVSNWFKNRRQRDRAATSRQGTSAGAFLSSDEELSPPASPSTLFSCSQQLSAHPPPLRHLGPAHY is encoded by the exons ATGGCGATGGGCTTCTCCCCAGAGCAGGTGGCCTGTGTTTGTGAGGTTCTTCTCCAGAGTGGAAGCATGGATCGCTTGTCCTCGTTCTTGTGCTCTTTCCCTTCCAATTCCTCGTCATCCAGTTTGTATTTGGGAATGGCTCAGAGTCAAGAGAGTGTGCTGAAAGCGCGGGCTGCGGTCGCCTTCCACCACTGTCGTTTTGCTGAGCTCTACAGCTTGTTAGAGGAGAACACGTTCTCCCCACGCAGTCACCCTCTCCTCCAGCAGCTCTGGCTCCGGGCTCACTACATGGAGGCTGAATTGCAGAGGGGCCGCCCTCTTGGGGCCGTGGGGAAGTACCGCATCCGCCGCAAATTCCCTCTTCCTCGTACCATCTGGGATGGAGAGGAGACCAGCTACTGCTTCAAG GAAAAGTCTCGCAGTGTACTGAGAGAATGGTACTGCAGAAAGCCGTACCCCTCGCCACGAGAGAAACGAGATTTGGCTGCAGCCACGGGACTCACTGCTACACAAGTCAGCAACTGGTTCAAGAACCGACGACAGCGGGACAGAGCTGCGACCAGCCGGCAGGG AACCTCAGCAGGAGCGTTTCTGAGCTCTGATGAGGAGCTCTCACCGCCAGCAAGTCCCAGCACACTCTTCTCCTGCTCCCAGCAGCTCTCTGCCCACCCGCCCCCTCTCCGCCACCTGGGACCAGCACACtactga
- the LOC113118468 gene encoding homeobox protein SIX5-like yields MSRWGRLTKRRGVTPRAAAALTRLRENGREAQKGREEELEGKKVKIKMASLSLESTEQTENGPKESTQDEAKVKEEIDPDEVSEQLLQSFQNSALSFSTDQVACLCEALLQAGNVDRLWRFLSTIPPSADLLRGNETLLKAQALVAFHREEFNKLYAILDSHDFHPSNHGFLQDLYLKARYKEAETSRGRSLGAVDKYRLRKKFPLPKTIWDGEETVYCFKEKSRNALKECYKSNRYPTPVEKKNLAKVTGLSLTQVSNWFKNRRQRDRTPSGTNSKSESDGNHSTEDETSKGDLDDIVDKPAVHETGSSNASLISLSGAPCSTGQLILNSTGGFFTSSHPLLLNGSHILSGAGTGVIINGLTLSDGHTVTLSPVTANAPLLLNGAQVISKDDRGISDIEAQGSLPTVVLNPQASLTSTIPLSLSEDTKTASSNVSPLDFISLPEPLKDPDNTQSLPTNSMSSPIISTSVISPTSLPSEALVTNSIPASTTGSMSSVISSPMVPLLPTQPPEIVVIGKAESQSPIRSSISSPQVLSLPQVVPSIQGVPVSQLMQHPSGATVSSCPQLVPVSLNNSQLPQVPIPPFQTQTLHIGPRLAQAHLQNGSNTLSTSSALSLPQMADGQITQVLTPQLGDESTSAAFPQIQTSMETQVIPISSPTQVVPISQTKDSGQPQLVPLSLPQLIPASSIAGTPTGTLSFPQVVPATPSLSIPSPGGAFQILTSGSGTGLSVAQGPIRLSPIGPPQSVPAGTIPGVQFLNSGVIQLPSSSPGNILLAGGIGGSPILSLQNGKLILTIPAGIQFASMPVKSVPDSLVSSTLDPQTSPVHPPSLIAQTSNSLQSSHLGLVGSSTLYCSPEPGTIANPTPGASPDTPDSSSTPTPTSVLQFQQTLSPESMLPLSPICSGVATGHQLSQLAWSPVPLSSPSGLTLFDMRGKGDLPEDPALLGLPGGESLLLGTPPPGEDVDRDSQLDDVEDMDGDSKILTQLQSVPVDDDLGL; encoded by the exons ATGTCTCGATGGGGGAGGTTGACGAAACGCAGGGGCGTGACGCCTCGCGCTGCAGCAGCACTCACTCGCCTACGGGAGAATGGGAGAGAGGCACAGAAGGGGAGGGAGGAGGAACTTGaaggaaaaaaagttaaaataaaaatggcttcCTTGTCTTTGGAGTCCACAGAACAAACTGAAAACGGCCCTAAGGAGTCCACGCAAGATGAAGCCAAAGTGAAAGAGGAGATTGATCCGGACGAAGTCTCGGAACAACTGCTCCAAAGCTTCCAGAACTCCGCGCTCAGTTTTTCCACCGATCAGGTCGCGTGTCTGTGCGAAGCGCTCCTGCAAGCGGGTAATGTGGATCGCCTGTGGAGATTCCTCTCCACCATCCCTCCTTCGGCCGATCTGCTACGTGGCAACGAGACCCTACTGAAGGCCCAGGCTCTGGTCGCTTTCCACCGGGAGGAGTTCAACAAGTTGTACGCCATCCTAGACAGTCATGACTTCCACCCGAGTAACCATGGGTTCCTTCAAGACCTCTACTTGAAGGCGCGCTACAAGGAGGCTGAGACCTCCCGGGGTCGCAGTCTGGGCGCCGTGGATAAATATCGACTGCGCAAAAAGTTTCCTTTGCCCAAAACCATTTGGGACGGAGAGGAGACGGTGTACTGCTTCAAGGAGAAGTCGCGCAATGCGCTGAAGGAGTGTTACAAGAGTAACAGGTATCCCACTCCGGTCGAGAAGAAGAATTTAGCCAAAGTCACCGGACTTTCATTGACTCAAGTCAGCAACTGGTTCAAGAATCGCCGACAGAGGGATCGGACCCCCTCCGGTACCAACAGCAAAAG TGAATCTGATGGAAACCACAGTACAGAAGATGAAACCAGCAAGGGAGATCTGGATGATATTGTTGACAAACCTGCTGTTCACGAGACCGGCAGCTCAAATGCTTCTCTTATATCACTCTCTGGGGCTCCTTGCAGTACTGGTCAGCTTATTCTGAACAGCACAGGAGGATTCTTTACAAGCTCTCATCCACTGCTGCTCAATGGGAGCCATATACTCTCAGGGGCAGGAACAGGGGTCATCATCAATGGGCTGACACTGAGCGATGGCCACACAGTCACTCTCAGTCCTGTTACAGCTAATGCACCATTGCTACTAAATGGGGCTCAAGTAATCTCCAAAGATGACCGGGGCATCAGTGATATAGAGGCCCAAGGCAGCCTGCCCACTGTGGTTCTGAATCCACAAGCCAGTTTAACTAGCACAATACCTCTCTCGCTCAGCGAGGACACAAAAACAGCCAGCAGCAATGTCTCTCCATTGGATTTCATCAGTCTTCCAGAGCCCTTGAAGGATCCAGATAACACTCAGTCACTGCCTACAAACTCAATGTCTTCACCCATCATCTCTACTTCTGTCATCTCTCCCACGTCTCTTCCTTCAGAGGCACTGGTCACAAATAGTATTCCTGCATCAACTACTGGCTCCATGAGTTCAGTCATCTCCAGTCCCATGGTGCCACTACTGCCCACACAGCCACCTGAAATTGTTGTAATAGGAAAAGCCGAGTCTCAGTCACCAATTCGCAGCTCCATCTCTAGCCCTCAGGTGCTGTCTTTACCCCAGGTGGTTCCATCAATACAGGGTGTACCAGTTTCTCAACTGATGCAGCATCCATCTGGGGCCACAGTGTCATCCTGCCCCCAGCTTGTTCCAGTCTCCCTGAACAATTCACAGTTACCCCAAGTCCCCATTCCTCCGTTTCAGACACAGACCTTGCACATTGGTCCAAGACTTGCGCAAGCACACCTCCAAAATGGCTCGAACACATTAAGCACCAGTAGTGCTTTATCACTCCCCCAGATGGCTGATGGGCAGATTACACAGGTGCTTACACCTCAGCTAGGAGACGAATCTACTTCAGCAGCATTTCCACAGATACAGACCTCCATGGAAACACAAGTCATTCCCATCTCCTCGCCAACTCAAGTTGTGCCCATATCCCAAACCAAAGACTCGGGCCAACCTCAGCTGGTCCCCCTGTCACTCCCCCAACTTATACCTGCATCATCCATTGCGGGAACTCCAACTGGAACCCTGTCCTTTCCTCAGGTGGTCCCAGCAACACCATCTCTCTCCATTCCGTCCCCTGGAGGTGCTTTCCAGATTCTGACATCTGGATCTGGAACAGGATTGAGTGTTGCCCAAGGACCGATACGCCTCAGTCCAATAGGGCCTCCTCAGAGTGTCCCTGCTGGTACCATCCCAGGTGTCCAATTTCTCAACTCTGGGGTGATTCAGCTACCTTCTTCCTCTCCAG GCAATATCCTACTAGCAGGTGGCATTGGGGGCAGCCCAATCCTTAGTCTTCAAAATGGCAAACTCATCCTCACTATCCCAGCTGGGATCCAGTTCGCCAGCATGCCTGTCAAGTCTGTCCCAGATAGTTTGGTCTCAAGTACCCTTGATCCTCAAACCTCACCTGTACACCCACCTTCACTCATTGCTCAAACCTCAAATTCACTACAATCATCTCATTTGGGGCTTGTTGGCTCCTCTACACTTTACTGCAGCCCTGAGCCAGGAACAATTGCCAACCCAACCCCAGGAGCCTCTCCTGACACCCCAGACTCTTCTAGCACTCCCACTCCTACAAGTGTCCTACAATTCCAGCAGACCCTTAGCCCTGAAAGCATGCTCCCACTCAGTCCAATATGTAGTGGTGTGGCAACTGGCCACCAACTCTCCCAGCTAGCCTGGAGCCCTGTCCCGCTGTCCTCCCCCTCTGGTCTGACATTATTTGACATGCGTGGGAAAGGAGATCTTCCAGAGGACCCTGCTTTGTTAGGTTTGCCAGGAGGAGAGTCCCTCCTGTTGGGCACTCCTCCTCCAGGCGAAGATGTAGACAGAGATTCTCAGCTGGATGATGTGGAGGACATGGATGGGGACTCGAAAATTCTGACACAACTGCAGTCTGTCCCTGTGGATGATGATCTGGGTTTGTAA
- the LOC113118471 gene encoding tubulin-folding cofactor B-like, with product MDGSVTVITNPTVSVRVTSTVSSFEVNRRFNRGITIAEFKSKLEMIVGTPAAFMDLELFSTSDKLLQKLDDNEALLGSYPVDDDCRIHVTDRSGTQSGEFTDLSKVEKFEISDEAYEKRADSIRNFKKNMKLGRFNEETRAKQEEALAKKEEEEKAAAEAIAVGNRCKVQVPGQPTKIGTVMFVGTADFKPGYWVGVKYDEPLGKNDGSVNGKRYFECEPKYGAFVKPLSVTVGDFPEEDYGLDEM from the exons ATGGACGGGAGTGTGACAGTCATCACCAACCCCACCGTGTCCGTGCGCGTGACCAGCACCGTCAGCTCCTTCGAGGTGAACCGGAGATTCAACCGAGGAATCACGATCGCAGAGTTTAAG AGTAAACTGGAGATGATTGTGGGCACTCCAGCTGCCTTTATGGACCTTGAGCTATTTAGCACTTCAGACAAGTTATTACAGAAGCTAGATGACAATGAAGCGCTGCTCGGCTCCTATCCTGTGGATGATGACTGCAGAATACAT GTGACAGACCGCAGTGGTACGCAAAGTGGGGAGTTCACTGATTTGTCAAAGGTTGAGAAATTTGAGATCTCTGATGAAGCCTATGAAAAAAGGGCAG ACTCAATACGGAACTTCAAGAAGAATATGAAGTTAGGTCGATTTAATGAGGAAACCAGGGCCAAGCAAGAAGAGGCTCTTGCgaagaaagaagaggaagagaaggcGGCCGCTGAAGCCATTGCTGTTGGGAACCGCTGTAAAGTTCAAGTTCCTGGGCAACCTACCAAGATTGGCACTGTTATGTTTGTTG GTACAGCAGATTTCAAACCAGGCTACTGGGTTGGTGTGAAATATGATGAGCCGCTGGGGAAGAATGATGGCAG TGTGAATGGGAAACGCTATTTTGAGTGTGAGCCAAAATATGGAGCCTTCGTCAAGCCCCTCTCAGTAACTGTGGGAGACTTTCCTGAAGAGGACTATGGTTTGGATGAGATGTAA
- the LOC113118469 gene encoding homeobox protein six1-like isoform X2, whose amino-acid sequence MAMGFSPEQVACVCEVLLQSGSMDRLSSFLCSFPSNSSSSSLYLGMAQSQESVLKARAAVAFHHCRFAELYSLLEENTFSPRSHPLLQQLWLRAHYMEAELQRGRPLGAVGKYRIRRKFPLPRTIWDGEETSYCFKEKSRSVLREWYCRKPYPSPREKRDLAAATGLTATQVSNWFKNRRQRDRAATSRQGRTSAGAFLSSDEELSPPASPSTLFSCSQQLSAHPPPLRHLGPAHY is encoded by the exons ATGGCGATGGGCTTCTCCCCAGAGCAGGTGGCCTGTGTTTGTGAGGTTCTTCTCCAGAGTGGAAGCATGGATCGCTTGTCCTCGTTCTTGTGCTCTTTCCCTTCCAATTCCTCGTCATCCAGTTTGTATTTGGGAATGGCTCAGAGTCAAGAGAGTGTGCTGAAAGCGCGGGCTGCGGTCGCCTTCCACCACTGTCGTTTTGCTGAGCTCTACAGCTTGTTAGAGGAGAACACGTTCTCCCCACGCAGTCACCCTCTCCTCCAGCAGCTCTGGCTCCGGGCTCACTACATGGAGGCTGAATTGCAGAGGGGCCGCCCTCTTGGGGCCGTGGGGAAGTACCGCATCCGCCGCAAATTCCCTCTTCCTCGTACCATCTGGGATGGAGAGGAGACCAGCTACTGCTTCAAG GAAAAGTCTCGCAGTGTACTGAGAGAATGGTACTGCAGAAAGCCGTACCCCTCGCCACGAGAGAAACGAGATTTGGCTGCAGCCACGGGACTCACTGCTACACAAGTCAGCAACTGGTTCAAGAACCGACGACAGCGGGACAGAGCTGCGACCAGCCGGCAGGG CAGAACCTCAGCAGGAGCGTTTCTGAGCTCTGATGAGGAGCTCTCACCGCCAGCAAGTCCCAGCACACTCTTCTCCTGCTCCCAGCAGCTCTCTGCCCACCCGCCCCCTCTCCGCCACCTGGGACCAGCACACtactga